The region ccaggataaggggcaacaggcacaggctggagcaccaCCTGTGCAGAATCTTTGGGCAGGATTAGCTGTTGTTAATGAATGAAGAAGCTGTTGCAGAGCTGTGTAGCAGGCTGCCATCTCAGCAGAGCCTGCCCAGCACGTTTGCTGGGGGCTGAGCTTTGAGGTGCAGCAGAAACGTTTCCTCTTTGAGCTGCTCTGTGAGATAATGAATTTTGTACTGGATTTCCTGCTCTTTTTATAGAGCAGGGCAAGCTGGCAGGTCACATCCGAGCTTgcttcagtgagagctgggcagagttCTGTTTGCTGGATAACCTGATACATTCTTAAAGTGTGGTTTTCTTTGGTCTGATCCAAAGCATTGCCGTGGTTTAAGCCCAGGCAGAAGCTCAGACTCATGCAGCCACTCCCGTGCCAGTGGGATGGGGGGAGAACCGTGGGAAAAAATAGTACAGCTTGtgtgttgagataagaacagtttaatagctAAAATGAAGTAAAGGAATAACAATAGCAGCAGCAATAATAAGGCCATCTAATAACAGTTGTAATcgtagagtcacagaatggtggggttggaagggacctttagagatcacccagttcaaccccctgcacaagcaggtcccacctagatcaggtcacacaggaactatGAAAAGCAGTATgacaaggagagagagaaataaagccCAAGGAAACAcaagtgctgcccaatgcaGTTGGCTCCCCACTCCCTGGCTGATGCCCAAGCAGAGATCTGCCCCTCTCAGTCAACTCCCCCTgtttctatactgggcatgatggtctgtggtatggaatagccctgggGCTAGTTGGGGTGGGCTGTGCTGGTCAtgttccctccctgctccttgctGAGGCTGGAAAGCCCTTCACTGAAGATAAGCACTGCTCAGTGACAAGCAGAACATCCCTGTGTTAGCAACATCCTTCTCACTCTACATCCAAAGCCTGTCACTGTACCTGCTGCTAGGAGCAGAATCAGCTCTATCTCAGCTGAAACTAGGACAGTGTCACACCAGAGGCTCctgtgggagcagagagggatgTTAGGGAGCACTTCTTTGCAGGTGCATGGGAATGACCCAATGACATAAGTGCCCTGTGATAAGATCAAAGGTCCCTCTAGCCCAGTGCtgactccagcagcagcaggaggagccaGCTCAGGACCCAACCCTTTCTGCTCTTCATGGATCTCTCCAGCATCCCCCACTGTTAGGATAAGGAAGTAAGAGagcaaaagctgcttctgctgtctcTTTTTTGGTCTGTGGTCCATCATCCTGTTTCAGCCCCCGTGGACacctgctgcccctgcagcctcccactTCAGAGGGACATAGACATCGGTGGTCCCATGGCACAGGGGCAGGGTTCCACTTTTTGTCAGTCCTCTGGAGTTTTGCTGGGCCACAGTGGACCATGCATTTGATGTCAGCTTCTAATGGAACCCTTGTGAGCAGCCCCCAGGATATCCTGCTTCTCCATTTGCCTGATGtgctccagctcagcctgggagGGAATGATGCCAGGAGCTCTTTGCACTGCATGCACAAATGCAAAGTCCACCCAACTTCACAGCAGTAATCAGCCATTTATACCCTGTGCAACTAAGTAGAGAGTTCCCACTGTTGGGGTCAGCATCCCATCTGCATGCTGATCTTCAAGCTGTTAATCTTTCTATCCCTTCAGTTAATATTTCTCTACCTCACTGTCCCCTCCAACATCTGGGCAGTAAATGGTTAGACAGACCTGATAAATCTCCTCTCCTCACCTAGGCAGGCTTCATCCTCTCCCAGTCACTTCCTTGTGCCTCCCACACACTCCTCACATCTCATCACAGATTTACTCTGAGCACATCACCTTGGGAGAGCCTCACCCAAGGCACATGACCAGTATGAAATACAAAGGTAATTTAACACTTCTAAGTACCTAAAGTCCAGTGACATAACAGGGTGATGGACATAAACTAGAACACAAAATCTTCCATTTAAACTGGAGAAACTtgtttactgttgaggtgagggagccctggcccaggctgcccagggagggtgtggaggctccttctcaggaggtttccaaacccacctggacacgttgctgtgcccctgatggaggggaacctgctgtagcaggggcttgggctggatcagctctgcagagcccttcccacccccaccactctgagattctgtggttctaatcTTCACACTGGAGGCTGCTATAGCTTGTTTCACCTGCAGGGAAAAGACTTAAGTGGCATGAAATCCTCTAAGAGAGTACAAGAAGATGTTTCTTTCTATGGCTAACTGGCAGAGGTGGGTAGAGGGGAGAAGTGTCTTCCCAGGCAGGTCCTGGGCTGCCCTCAGCGGTTAAAGAAGAAGGACTTGAGGCTCTGCAGAAACTGTGActtctgtctctgcttctgcttcttcctgATGATGGGGATCCAGACGAGGCCACAAACCAGCAGCATCAGTCCCAAGGACAGGAAAGCAGGGCCACACATTTTATAAACCTTTCTGTTCTTGATTTGGATGCAAGACAGGCTGGTGATGACCGTCCCAAAGAGGAAGACGGCTGCTCCCACCGACACCACGATGACGGGCTTGTGGTAAATCTCCCACTTGCTTCTGGATGCACTGGTCCAGACAGActcactgcaagagctgctgcagagggtgCTGCCTGTGTtactgctcagcagctccttgcACTGAGACTTCTCACTCCCATCAGGGCTCTTGGGGGGGATTTCCATGGTGACAGGATCCGAAGAGGAGACCTGAGGTGGATAAAAGGGAAAGAGCAGAGCAAGGCTGGTGATGGAGGATGGATTGGGTGCTTTCCACTGTGCCAAGTCAAATGAgccatagaatcagagaatgatagggttggaagggaccttgagagatcat is a window of Colius striatus isolate bColStr4 chromosome 18, bColStr4.1.hap1, whole genome shotgun sequence DNA encoding:
- the LOC133627210 gene encoding phosphoinositide-interacting protein-like, which translates into the protein MEIPPKSPDGSEKSQCKELLSSNTGSTLCSSSCSESVWTSASRSKWEIYHKPVIVVSVGAAVFLFGTVITSLSCIQIKNRKVYKMCGPAFLSLGLMLLVCGLVWIPIIRKKQKQRQKSQFLQSLKSFFFNR